CTCAACCAAGCAAAAGTGACAACACCTCATCAACCACACACGCTTTTGCGGCTTAGACGGCCAGTTACATGGAACTAGAGGCGTAAGATAGCTGAACAGCATCTAACACGTGACTTTCTCACAATCATCACATCCCAACCTCATAGTTTTGGAAAGTTCAGTAATAAATGTTTACTTATAAAGCGGACAGTTTGGCTTTCTCGTGAGAATCACTGTAACTAAATACTATGCAAATTGTGTTCTTTGGAGTTTTTCCCAGTTAATGACTCCAATGCCATAAGCTAGGCCCTGACAAATTGGCAGTGCGTTTGACAGTGTAATCCTCTTACCTAACAGTAGGAACTTCCTTTTGTCTCCATACAGTTGGAGCAGGTCTGGGCAGAACTCCTCAATGGGGGCTCCAATTCTATACTCTCTCAGAAGGAGGGCAAACTGCTGGATCTCTTGTGGGGTAAGCTTGCTCCTCAgcttgaaaaaataataatgaaagggTTTTTGCTAATTAGATGTGAAGAGGATAATTATGAGAGGCAACCTCCATTAAATGAGCAATCAGTTCACAATATAATAAGAAGAGGGATTTTATCAGGCTTCTTTGGGTTACACAGTGCCAGTACTTCATTCCATCCTTTCATCTATCAATCAGCTATATCAATTGTGGTTTCTCCTTCACACAATCTgaggtatttatttacttatttatttacataacgTCATGTGGTGGCATGGAGCACACAACATTTCTGCCATGATAAGCACTGCATCTCCCAGAAACCCTGGGGGATGACTCAGCATGTGTGCAACCTGCAGGGGTCCCAGGTTTGGCCGACTCCAGTATAGAACCAAGATGCAGACACTTcctgtttgttgggtagaataGGAGCAGGGGTTGAAGGCAGAAGAGCAGACCCCCTAAAAAGTGCACTGCACCAAgggagcagacacaaacatttGTATATGAACTTGGACTTGGATTTAGGATCATGACATGGATTGTCTGTTAGATCTATCTTGTGCTTGTTTATTAGTATCTTTTGTTGATAGAGAGGGGCCCTGCAAGAGTGAAGGGAGGCTCTAACAAGGTTTTTGTTCCCCGaagggttttgtttggttttctttcGTTCTTTCTgcagaattaattaataaaatcaagTCCATTTGCACAGTATTAACCCTGTCTTTGTATGTCACTTTCCAAAGACCTCGCCTATTTAACAAGCCATCCTCCCACAATGCCACAAtacttattaatttattcattaattcactTCATTATTTTGCAGATGATTACACAAACcagatacagacgggtgacaaattaaaggacaaatcaacataaagtgtctcagtaagaacagcttcaatgctcttggcacagattctacgagtctctggactctactggagggatgaacaccattcttccaaaagatattccctcatttgatgttttgatggtggtggagaactctgtctaacacgtcgctccaaaatctcccataggtgttcacctgggttgagatctggtgactgcgaaggctatagcatatgattcacatcattgtcatactcatcacaccattcagtgagccctcgtgccctgtggatgggggcattgtcatcctggaagagcccactcccatcaggatagaaatgtgtcaccacaggataaaggtgatcactcagaacaactttgtaattatttgcagtgacccttccctctaaggggacaagtggagccaaaccatgccaggaaaatgccccccacagcataacagagcctccggaccccctcactgtaggtgtccaacagtcaggcctgtaccgttctcttggtgtcccacacatgcactcgcccacttgtccagaacacgagccagttgagcgtctgtgtgactgaagctcctgccattcgtgcctcAATAATGACGCCTCTTTCAAAGTCCTTTcaagatcctttcctcttgccatcttatttaaaaatcgaggtcaaccgggcctgctcagcatttgtatacatgccacagagcatgataggatgttaattgcttaattgtatcatgcagtacacctgtttggaggcatctgcattcgttatgttcctccactcatttattcaggtttttccattCATTTGTCACGTCTGTATTTATCAATATATCTCACTTGTTTTCATGTATTCAAATCACTTTAGACCCAAATACCCACTCCAAAGTATATAACTAGTAACTGGGGGGGCCCTTAGACTCAATGGCGTAATAGGTTGAAATGTTTCCCTTGTGAAAACAGGTGCGAGTAGCCACCAGCCACCCCAGTGTGTTCTTACAGTGATCATGTACTCCTGCAGGAGCTGCACCCCCAGGCTGCTCTGGTCACTGTGCACGGAGGCCAGGCTGTGGCGAGACTCCCGGAAAGACAGGGAGGAGTTATCGCTGTAGTTCTCGCTGTAGTAGGGGTCGAAGGTCTCTTGAGAGCCATTACTGtaggagacagagacagagaaggtTGCAGGGGATTATGATACCACCCTAGTTGTCCACTGAGAAATGTCAGATGCAGGTTTTAAAGTGGAAAGCACTGTCAGAGGTGGTTTGTAAGCAACTTTACAAACACGCTGTAAAAAGGGGATATGAAAGCGCTTATTATTTTCAATCAATTGCATTTACAGAGCAGTTACAACTCCTTAAAGCTTTGGATAACCCTTTAGATTTAGGTGAAGTGTATGGGGTGACTTATTAAGTTCTTTATGGAGAGCATATCACACTCAGTCAAGGAGGACTTTGTGTAGTCTGGGCATGATACACAAATAACAGCCCATTGTATGCAATAAAGGGAATCTACAACAACCAGCCTCACAGTAAAGTAGGCCCTTATGGCTGCCTCTGTGGAGTTTTTAAGATTAATCTGTTTCTCGAGTATCACACATCTCCCAAGCAGGATTGAATTATTTCCTGAGTGAGCCGTAGCCAAAGCGCGAAAGAAAcacaagcaaaataaatgtgaCATCTGCAACCCGGTGCCATGTCTGAGGCCAACGTTTCCGTTTGATTTAACAAGCGACTCACAAAGAGCTGCAGCAGCTGAAATCTGCCTCATAGCCGTATGTCATATCTGTCAGACAGCTGTCACCTGGGAAACCAAAAGAAAGAATTCATAAATTAGAAAGAGGTGTAACTCTGCGTCTCTGTTACCATCCGTAACTGTTTTCTTTAAACATATCAACTGAGGTTGCACATAAACCAACCAGTTATTCCTTTCAGGTGGAAGCAGATTTTTTACCTTGCCTTTTACCTCACTTTTTACTTAACCACAAAAACGATGTCCTCTCTGTTGATGACATGTGCTGCACGATATAAGGAGTAAATACCCTTCAAAGCTCTTCAAAACCTAGCAACATCATGTATTTTTCATGAGGAAGCAGCTGTGATACTGTCAGGCTGACATCTCAATGGGGACAGATGTGAATCCGATGCCTCCTGACCAGCTGTGTGTGTCGCACACAGACAAGCATCGCACATTCAGAGAGACCACTTGGAGCAGGACACATACTTCTCTGGAGCCAGTAGTGGTCCGGCGTCGAGGTGTAGTGGTACCCGGCCCGATCCACACACTCGATGTTCTGATCGCCGTAGATTATCTGGAACACCTGGCCAATCAGGGCGCAGTATTCCTCTGCAGCATCCTGGGAGAATAATCCTGGACGTTTATCTGACACATCCAAAACTTCACTTAATTCAGAGATGGCAATTCATCATACTAATACTGAAATGCTATTGCAGTGCACCAAGGAGAGACctgaaattataaataatagtcCTTACCAATCACAGTGACTTACCCTATTTTCCACAGCCAGGATCACTAGGTTGCAGTACGCGTCTGGACAGGGAGTTGGCTTCAGGGGGTCGAGAGGGTTGATACCGGCGTTGCGTCTCTCCCAGCTGCCATAGGACTTGCCCCTCTCCCAGCTCCCACTGTAAGCCTGCCGGCGTTCCCAGCTTCCCCCGTATGTGTGCTTCCTTTCCCAGCTCCCCCCAGGCTTGCCTGTGTGTCGTCGCTCCCAACTGCCCCCAACACCGGCTGCGTTCCTCCGCTCCCAGCTCCCGCTCACTGGCCGGCGGTCCCAACTCCCACTCATCGGCCTCTTGTCCCAACTCCCACCTGGCTTCCGGGtctgcctcctctcccagcTGCCCCCCACCTGCTTGCGCTCCAGGCTTCCTCCCCCCGGGGCTTTAATCTCCGAGCTGCCCCCGGTCGGCTTCTGCTCGTGCCTGCCGGACATCTTCCAGTCCACACTGCAGATGGTGTGTCTGCGCTCCATGGTGCCCCCTGCAGGACGCCGCTCCATGTTACTGACTGTCTGCCTCCGCCCCTCGACACCCACGGCTCCCTGCTTCCTCTCCAGGCTGCTGCTGGGGTGCCCCCTCTCAAGACTGCCCCCTGCTGGAACAGGGTCCACACCAAGGCCTGGAACACACAGGAACCCAGTTTGCTGTTGAAACGGCAACCATATGTATTTTGATCagggaagaaaaacacaacCTGGGACACGGCACATCTCCAAACCTTTCCCCGCACATTCACAAGGAGTGTGAAGTTACTCCTACAGTACTGTACCCGTTTTTAGCACTAGCAGGTGCAGCGCATCATCCCGCAGGTAGGAGGCTGCGGCAATCTCATGGGTGGGGATGCGTAGGATGAGCTCCTCATTGTCCCTCCAGGTGAGCAGCAGGCAACGAGCTGACAGGCTGAGGATGCTGTCCTGCTCCGGCGTGGTCTTCAAGGGCAGCTCTTTCAGCTTCTGTAAACCCACAACCTCAGTTCTCAGCTGGAACTTTCATTTGATACTTCTGATACGTCTGTCAGCCCTGTGTTGTATGGCATCCTCCCTCCCCGCCTCCCCTGGGTTCCTTATTCCAGAGCTACAATCACACaccactgctctgtgctccttGATTGCATTTTAAGATTTCCCCTTAGACACAAATCTGTAGCAAATCCTCTCAGatatttcttcatttttataCTTTACAGCAAACGGTATGAGATGGTCACTGTACACTGAGCTTGACATGCCCTTGATAAGGCAATGTCCTACAGCGGTGTAATCAGGAGGTTTAAAACCTGTAAAGGTTTCAGCTGCCATCAATCGGCTCTATCAAGTATATGATTTACGAGTGATACGCTGGGAAAGTGAATAGATAAGATCCAAATCTATCTTGTTCATGTGATTCCTTCATCTCATGTTGTCATTCGCGATCACCCAGCCTACCCTGGCCATGTCGAGAAGCTGTAGGACCTCATCTCTGCTAGAGGGGTTCAGTGAGCATGACACCCAGGTCAAATGACCTAGAAACTGAAGACAGAAGGGGATTCATTTGAAAAGGAGGTAAAACCTGCAAAACTagatatttacaaatatatatttcttctccTAATCATGTTCGGAAGATAAGATCTTGTCATAACGTCAAGCACTAATCCACCAGAAAATTAAATCATGAGAACAGATTTTTGAACCACTTGAGAGTGTCAATCTTATTCTTGCAAATAGCTGAATTTAAGGCTCAAACCGTGAAGCTGAGCAACACTTATCAGTTCAAAACTCCTCACTGCAGAATGAGAAACATTCAGTTGCTGCTGATTGTGTTGACGCATGTGCAATTGGAGTGACATTTGTGAGCTCAGGGCTTGGGTACACAATTATGGATCTAAGGTGAATTCAAGGAGTCTGGTGTACTGCATCAGGCAAATGGGAGGGCGAATGTTACCTTGACTTCCTTCTCTACATAGTCGTGCAGAAGCCTCTCAGGGTGGATGAGGAAATCGGGAGGATAGAGGGGGACAGAGTGCAGGGGCCTCCTGTACAGGCTGCTCCTGTCCGCCTGCCTGCGTGGAGCTTTTGGGAAAACCAGCCGCTTGATTGGAGACACGAATCCCTGAGCGGCAACAGTCAATTACACTCACAAGCATGCCAGGCAAAAGACAGGGCCATTGAGCGACTCCCATACCAGGCAGAAGTCACAGATGACATCATAGGTGTCACCCTGCCGTTCTGTCGCTCCTAGCCTGTCTTACTTGATGTGACCCCTGCTATTCAAGAATGATCGGTCCATTAGTGTAGTGTGATGTACACCACAGATATACTTGACAACACAGCTTTAttactttatatattatattatatattatttcaacAGAACACTTCACTGGAAATGTGTGTGGAACTATATGATCAATTTTCAATGTTCCGTAGTGACCAGAACAGAGATATTTCAGTACTCAGGTGATTCTTGTGTTTCTCAATTTTGGGGGAGAGCTTAGGAAGGTTTAtccctggacctctgtcttcaAAGACCTACATATTGGCTTAATGCGACCACACAGTTATCACCACATACAGACGCCAGCAGCCTTGCATGGGTCAAAACTAGCTGGCCTTGTGGTTTTATGAGGCATTAGGGATATATAAATGAAGAAagcttttgaaatgtatatCTGATTAGTAAACGGAAACATTCTTTATGAACAAAGTCCAGAATTGTATATGAAAACGATGACTGCGAAATGTATGAACAATTTACAtctttcttgtgtttttaagacatttaaaagaaaagataaTGAGATCTGTTCTTCAAGACATAAATGCCTTTGggtaatgttaaaaaaaaaaagcgttgTGAGTGAAAAATAGCCACAATTAGCCACGGAAGTGTTGTAATTTCACTTTCAAATTTTTGTTGGATAATTGCATTTAAAGAAGTCATGTACACCACTCCAGGCAACAGATTTAAAATTCTGACTTATGGAAATAATTTTAATGAGGCTCGGTGATTAAGATCTAGCCAGGTTTGACTTCTGCACCATGGTGCCACACAGGGAAGGGAAACTATTGTTCAAGGTGCTGTTTAATATTCACTCCGGACAAACACATGGGATTCTAACGTTACATCACCTGAATTTACAGGACTATTGATTTTGAAATGGTTTAATTGCctgtttttgtcttttcaaACCCTCTGTTACTTATATAACTTTTGCCCACCTTTTTTTCCGCACTTGTGCTGAAATAAACGTCTTCATCCCACCTATCTGTAGTTTAAATGTACATAAGAATAACTGACATTTAGGGTATGTATCATAATGCAGTTCTCTCCCTTGATTTAAAAGGCTGCAGAAATGAATTTAGGCCTAGTTTAACAACAACACAAGGCTCACGGTGGTGATAAACAGACAATTGAATGTATTATGGTAACACGAGCctaggtttctttaaacaaGTCTCCcttagaattaaaaaataagttaaGCCTAAACAGCCAAGTAATTGAAAGTTCATGACTTATCTAGAAGAATGAAGTTACAAAATGTCACACTGTTTAAATCTCGGCCATTATCGCTTCACAGGAAGCTAGGAGATGAACCTGATTACAGCTCCCATTTCTCGTTAAAGCAGAGCCTGTTGCGTCATgtactattaaaaaaaagagtGTTATTCGGACAAATGGAAGCACACAtaccttttttcctttcttgggCTCATATTCCATCCCTTCTCGCCACTTTTACTCAAGTGGTGACAGCGTCTCGGTGCTTTGGGATCTGCCGCAGTGTCTGTGCATTGGGAGTTGACCATGCCATTGAGGAAACTCAGTTTTCCTGTGCAAGAGGAAACTCCACCAGAAGTCCTGATATAAACGGAGTTCGGTCTCCATGCTCCCGACTCTGATTGTGCCGCCACACAAAGCAattcgttttttgtttgttttcttgcaaaacTGTTCGTGATTCTGCGGCTAATGATTTGCCAGACACTTATTCTAAAGTTGTGTTTGTAAGCAGGGTAGGGGACACATGTGTTAAACAATATCCTGTTCAATGACACACAATGAATCTGAAATACTGTATCTCTGCTGATAGAGGCAAACAAACAGGCTTATTTTAGGGGCCACAGAGTGGACCCTAGGTGACAAACCAACACTTCAGTAAGGGAGAAAATGTTAAATACttgcaatatatattaaaatcctgagggacatttaatttcttaacattacttctgcagataaaagcttttgaGACTATATATTTAACTTTGTATGAAAATGTGTAGCTTGGGCCTAGTTTAATATCTTTAGTGAATCACTGGTGCACTAATAAGATCTCTGTACTGGATTCATTCTGAGAGGTTATATGAAAAAAGTTTCTCGTGTTATACAATGGGAGCAGCTTTAAACGTCTGCTTTCAAAGATTACCTCTAAATAAACATCCTCCATCCTCCTTCATTCTTCACACAATACCACCAGTGACCAACAGGGGGAGTGCCAAAGGTTTGTGGCTATACAGGGtactgattttgtaagtaagtAATTGAACCTATATAAAATATGTCCGATATAAGTGTTTTTTATATAGAAGTTTCCCAAAAGTATTGAGTGTATAAAAAGAAAATCGGTTTGCTAAATTCAACTTCAATTACATACATCTTAAAGTTAATCATAGTTTTGCAACTATTTGCTTTTCTGcagaacaaaatattaaaatcaaactAATTTATTTGCTTCTTGGGGAAGATAGTTTCACATTTAAATTAGTGTCAATCTTCATTTTCACCTGCATGTGAGTTCTATAAAATGATTCAACTAGACATAAGCTGATGATACTTGCGAAACAGgaacttttcatttttttcaaatggaagGCCATTATTAAACAAGGAACTTTTTTAAGTGTCTAAACCCTTTGTGGTTCACCTATTGGCACACAGTGGAGACCATGTCTATTTCTGcatgaatgtatttttgtataggaaactttaatttaatactataccaaaatgtggagaccATTCTGTTGTGAATAATTTGATTACACAGTTAttataaatatagaaataaatcTGGGGTTTAGCTAACAATATTTGATTGGCATGGAGCAGGTGACTCAATTTAGAGTCCACAGATTTTCTCAAAAGTCTAAAATATGTCCATCTGTTTCTCTTCATAACCACTCATCTGGTATTCAGGTGTCTGCACCCTCCCACAAAATGTGTAGATAATTTTGGTTTTCccattttgttta
The genomic region above belongs to Amia ocellicauda isolate fAmiCal2 chromosome 4, fAmiCal2.hap1, whole genome shotgun sequence and contains:
- the ccm2l gene encoding cerebral cavernous malformations 2 protein-like isoform X1, with the protein product MEYEPKKGKKGFVSPIKRLVFPKAPRRQADRSSLYRRPLHSVPLYPPDFLIHPERLLHDYVEKEVKFLGHLTWVSCSLNPSSRDEVLQLLDMARKLKELPLKTTPEQDSILSLSARCLLLTWRDNEELILRIPTHEIAAASYLRDDALHLLVLKTGLGVDPVPAGGSLERGHPSSSLERKQGAVGVEGRRQTVSNMERRPAGGTMERRHTICSVDWKMSGRHEQKPTGGSSEIKAPGGGSLERKQVGGSWERRQTRKPGGSWDKRPMSGSWDRRPVSGSWERRNAAGVGGSWERRHTGKPGGSWERKHTYGGSWERRQAYSGSWERGKSYGSWERRNAGINPLDPLKPTPCPDAYCNLVILAVENRDAAEEYCALIGQVFQIIYGDQNIECVDRAGYHYTSTPDHYWLQRSDSCLTDMTYGYEADFSCCSSFNGSQETFDPYYSENYSDNSSLSFRESRHSLASVHSDQSSLGVQLLQEYMITLRSKLTPQEIQQFALLLREYRIGAPIEEFCPDLLQLYGDKRKFLLLGMRPFIPDKDVGVFESFLESIGIREGGILTDSFGRIKRSMSNTSASAVRSYDSWSLRSGSEDFNRMITDITHDIEALGFEEDGDIEEEENYL
- the ccm2l gene encoding cerebral cavernous malformations 2 protein-like isoform X2 — encoded protein: MEYEPKKGKKGFVSPIKRLVFPKAPRRQADRSSLYRRPLHSVPLYPPDFLIHPERLLHDYVEKEVKKLKELPLKTTPEQDSILSLSARCLLLTWRDNEELILRIPTHEIAAASYLRDDALHLLVLKTGLGVDPVPAGGSLERGHPSSSLERKQGAVGVEGRRQTVSNMERRPAGGTMERRHTICSVDWKMSGRHEQKPTGGSSEIKAPGGGSLERKQVGGSWERRQTRKPGGSWDKRPMSGSWDRRPVSGSWERRNAAGVGGSWERRHTGKPGGSWERKHTYGGSWERRQAYSGSWERGKSYGSWERRNAGINPLDPLKPTPCPDAYCNLVILAVENRDAAEEYCALIGQVFQIIYGDQNIECVDRAGYHYTSTPDHYWLQRSDSCLTDMTYGYEADFSCCSSFNGSQETFDPYYSENYSDNSSLSFRESRHSLASVHSDQSSLGVQLLQEYMITLRSKLTPQEIQQFALLLREYRIGAPIEEFCPDLLQLYGDKRKFLLLGMRPFIPDKDVGVFESFLESIGIREGGILTDSFGRIKRSMSNTSASAVRSYDSWSLRSGSEDFNRMITDITHDIEALGFEEDGDIEEEENYL